One Bombus affinis isolate iyBomAffi1 chromosome 10, iyBomAffi1.2, whole genome shotgun sequence genomic window, CAAAGACGAATGATCTCAATACTTGGTCCCATTTCGAAATCAGAATTTTcactatttataataatttcgaAGTAAATATAGTATATGTTAAATATCAATGAAATATAATCCGATATCGTTAAGAGTAAagtgaaaaaaataattaatatgtaatgtaaaatattggaaaaataaTCTTCCTTAAAAAGTACAACTATTTAAACCTACTTAAAATACCTAACATAATGATAAAGTATCGTTATGAAAAATTGATTATAAATGAGAATGAAAATCGTTGTTCAACGAAAggctatatgtacatattatatgtCGAGGAATCAACGTATTGATCTAACTTCATTTTTAGCTCTGctattgataaaattatatttatattgtatataggATGGAACGGCAATCGTAGTACAACAGGGTAGGCGGTGATTCTACATGAAAAGATAAGAAGAAAGTTTGGTATAACATCTTTTTATTCGAGGCTtcgtttttgagaaaattgaGCTTCAAAATTTGACAAGTATAATTAAATTTGGCTAATTCCGGACTAAAGAAGAGTAAATAATCAACAGGGGTTTAAAACTACAtttgaaaataaagtaaaaatgacCAGACAGGAATAAACAATCAGCAGGATGttattatacaaaaattaaaaataacatttttcttttgaaagccttatttaaaaaaaaaataaagtttgaaTACGTTGAAGACTGGTGTgttgtgtacatatatatataaaacacaagttcaaatttatttatttggaaaaattttatatatatattttcgacttattttttcaccTAGATCACCACCTGCTCCGTTGTACTACGATTTCCATCTCACCCTATATGtatacaattttattaataacataCATCAATTCACACTTCATCATCCatttttaattgtattaaaTCTATATCAAGTGTTGTGCAGGCGACAGACTTTCCAACGGATTTTCTATTTtcataataatgaaaatttaataactAACTTATATATGAACAAAAAAGATGATCGAATAGAATTCAATTTGATTAGAGACAATCACGTGGACGTCAATGTCTGCCCGGTTACAGGAACCTTGTAGTTTAACTGAAACGTTTCCCATACTTGAGACATGAGTATCTAAATATGTCTAAAAATTATCATCGGCATAATAGATGTGTAAAAACATCATCATCggagataataaaatattaataaacttcGTTTGAACGAAAAAAGGGACTTAAGCCTTACCAAATCACTGACTTTTTAAGCAATATGATTCTGATTTCTCATActataatattatgtatatgtatatttaaatgtatCAATTGATATCATGCTCGAATACAAGGAAACTTATTTGAGGCAGTTAAAATAATAATGaacaatttacaaaaataaaactACTATTCTTAAATCAATCAATAACACTAATATCTCAACTTTCAGTGCTTCAAGCACTAAATACAAACATGTATTGGTAATAACTATTAATATATGTCTGTCATAAGAAAAAAGTTAAACAAGTATTTTTCTAAACGactaaagatatataaaaagtTAATCGTAAATCTGTAAATgtgaataatgtaaagaatatcATCTGCCTCAAAATACGAatttaatacaataaaataaaatagcctAAATGACATTGACATTGTACTCAGCGATCAATTGTAACGTAGATATTAGAACCAACTTCGAAGTATGGCATTGCAAGCGAACAATTCGGGCTTGAAAACAGTAGTTACAAAATGGTCGTACAAGGTTTTTACTATAATTGCTGGCAAGGTACGGACTGAGGTGGTAGCGCCGGTGGCAATGGTGCATTCTCTTCGTGAATCATCACGAGTTTACCGTATTTCACCATTCTCCTTCTATGTTTTTGCTGTAAACAAGATCTTGTTTTTTATTATCACATTTAAGAAAAGATTTTGTGCcagtttgttttttttttacaaaatactTTACAGCTACTATAAAATCGATACTAGTGCGATATCAAATCTTATTATTTAACGTAAGgacttaaaattatattttacctGTGACATTGTGCCAGCCGTCCAACTTCCGCTGCTGCTTCCACTGTCACTACCACTAGAAGTAATCCCATCTTCGAGAACAAGCTTCGTTTCGAACCCCTCGACCTCTAAGTCCAAATAAAGCTGACCCAATTGATCGTTAACCAAAAGGGGttgattgaaattttttaaGGCATCCATGTCTGCTTGAAGTACTTCGTTCAGAGTTTTGGGATGTATTTGATACTCGTATATTAATTCTGGAGTTAATTGAACACCTTCGAGCCACGGTGGCTCTTTTCTTCGCTTACCATATTGTTGCTTCATCATACTCTCCtatgaataaatttattatttattaaaattaatgtgACTGAAATCTTTTTGTGACTGAATTTTGTTAGATAATAATCGAAATTATTAGCTACCTCTGGTAAATATTCCGCTGGCTTTTGATCTGGATTGCAGCTGCTATCACTGCTCTTATATAGGAAACTACTGTAAAAGCTCGACGAGCTCGATTCGTCTACGGAGTAGTCGTTTTGTTTGTGGATCTTTTGATTCACTGGCGTTGGTGCATCCACTAAGCTCGAGCAACCTCCGTCATTGCTCACGCAAGAAGAGAATAATTCACCGGGTGATAGTACCTAATTATCATTAAATGTTTAACATATCCGTAAACCAATTAAAAAATCAAGTATAAAAATGTTGATTTACTTTTTTAGAAGATTCTGACATAGCCATACTGCTACCCGGTTCAGCTTTCACGCTTGTTGCTTGGCTCGCTGGACGTTTTCGATCGGAGCATTTGTTCATTGTAGACTGATTATTTTCACGCGTGACTGATGCTTGTTCGGGAATCAAGAATGGTCTGTACATCATGCCCGCTGACGGGGCACCTATTACTGGAGGATAAATGACACCGGCCATCGCCGTCGTCACATATGAAACTGGCACAAACACTAAAAATTAGTtttgatatttcaaattttaattattatttaagaaCTTTCccttaaaaattaatttattcaaataaatacATACTATAAGGATTTGGTTGTGGGGGTTGCATTGAATGAGGCGGACTAAGTTTCTCTTGTAGAGATGATAAAACTGCAGGATCATTAGTTTGAGGTACGGGAATATAATACACTGGTATCATTGGCGGCAGTATTGGTACTCTGGGTATTGCTTGTGAATTCGTGCTGAAATTAGAGAAATCACAATTAACGCTTTGCGGATTGGAGACGCAAAttcgttttataaaaatattaactactgttaaataaataagaaatagcaATGGATGCTATGAACAAAATGTTATGAATATGTTTTTACATTACATACTTGAATAATACAAGACCGTTATCAATAAATCAGATATAATATTGATCGCTCGGAAAGTTCATTCcgattttgaagaaatttaATTGATATAAAAAATCATGTTGAAAATAAGAAAGGTTCTGGAAGGATGGAATATTCAAGTTGCATGAAGGATGGAGAAAGATTGTGGAACAAAATAGCACTTATGTAATTCAATAAATGTATATCGAATTGAAATGTAAATCGAAACGAACTTGCCGAGCGACCTTTTGAATTTTTTCAATTATTCCAAAAATACGCAGGATTTCAGACTATATTAATCGAAACAATCGATtacctttcttttatattaccCTTCTTTAATATATAGCTTTTTCTATGAAAAAACACTCACTTTTGTGGCACATTGTGTGGTTGAGCAGGTGAGGCAGGGGGCACAGTAACCGATAGAGGCTGCCACAAATTGATGTTGGCACCTTTTTGAATTACGGTAGATTGATCGACGCTCATGCTTGTAACTGTCGTCGTGACATTCGTAGGGAACTGACCCGCGGTACTTGTTCTTGACACCTCGTCATGCTTTGAAACCTAGCAAAATATAATCGAACGGGGTTAAACGATTCTTCCTCGCTATAAGTCATGAACTCGAGATTATGTGTATTTATCGTTGAGTTACTAACTTTAAAACTGTCTCCTTCCCAGCTATGGCTTCCGCTTCTCTTAACTCCATGACCTTGATTAATAAAATGCATGTTCGGGTCCGTCGACATTTTCTCGGTGGTTTTTATTCGGGAATCCTTCAATTTGTCGCTGGCCTTAATGCTAGATCGAAGTTCCCGATGCTTCTGCATCATCAACTTTTCCATATCCTCATTGTGACGATTGAGCAACGACTCTGTCAACGTTGGAGGTTTGAAACTTTCCGTGCTAGTTGTATTCGACGTATTGCCTCTACTCGCTGAGCTTGTTTGATTGTTCGAACCACTGCTTAGATTTTCTGCGCTACCACTGCCGCTCCCACCGCTTCCGTTTATCGGTGACATGCATTTTCTCACTAATTATgtgataatatatatacatgttagtatgtaaaatttattctaattcTGGAGGGAAGGTCATTTATGAAAATCATAAATAAACGCTGTTTAAAAACTTATTTGACGATAAATATCGTTAATAATACTCAATatcgtatattttataatttataaatttttaaaagacTGGTCAAAGTTGATAACGCCTTTACGTTCAAAAAATTCAATAGTGTGAAGTCTTACGGTGAAAACTGAACTCACCTGCTGAATTCGGGCTTGTCTTTTCACCTTCATCGTTGCTGGAATTGATATTCTCTTCGTCACTGCCGTACATGGTGGCAACCGGTGGCTTACTCTTAAAAAATCTTTCAATATTTTCGTTGTAGTTGAGCTGATTGTAACTTGGTGGTGTCTCAGTGGACGATTTACTGTCGTAGTACTCGCGATGGGGCGAAATCTCACCAAGCATCACGCTGTCGTGCTCCTGTAACAAGGGATTGCGTGATCCCTTCACAAGTATATTGTAGCGACTTAAAAAGAGTTGTCATTTGATTTCGGCACTGTCAATTGTTTTGCAAATTTGCGTTGCATTAAACCCGCGTCGCAGCGAGTAAGCTTTCATTTTTGTTAGATGTTTTGCCCAGTTATACGAGTTGCTATAATTTGTGCAAGTAATTTGTTCGTACTATGTAAGTCGCTCAGCAATCTTGCTACCGCAAAAATGCAATATTTACAGCGCGCGAGCGAGCGACTAATCGACCAACTAATATTTCTCCAGCTCTGTAACACCGTTAGTTGCGTTACAATCGACCAATTTTCTTCCATTCTACTTCTTTTCAAATCTTCTACTTCTTCTAGGCCAGTCATCGTTCATACATTCGTACATACTTTCATACATACTCATTCAACATTCCGTTATTTTTTTGAATTCCCGTTGGACGTACGAAAGATTTAAAATCAAGATTAAGgcgagaaatttcgaaaaatttgtGCGTCACtgatgaaataaaatgaaataatctgTATAAAGTGAAtctatataaaatgaaataatctaTACATGTACTTTTATATCTTTCGTTCTATTGATAACACCCTGTGAAATAATAGTTACTAACGATGGAAACGAAATTCAATCGAAGGAATATTGGAGGGAGCAGTGAGAATAAGAAATGCAGAATCTGTGGGGAGCGAGAAGTGATGATGAGTCACGTGCTGTAAGGCTATGAGAAGGTGAAAACGGAACAGAATGTGGAAATGGTATTAAGAGCAAAGGAAATAGAAATACATACTGAGAAGGATAGAGAGATCAAGGGAGAGTGAAAGAAGGGAAAAGGAAAAATTGAGGAAAACAATAAGAAACAGAAACTAACGAAAGGCAGAAAGCAATATGGAATACCGAAGAGGAAGCCAATAAAAGGAAGAACAGTataaggaagagagagagagagagagagagaaaaggaaggaaTTGAACAGAGCAACAGGTGTTATGTAATATGTAAATGTAGAAATATGCTATGCTCTACACACAGTCATACTTTACATATAGGCGAAGTATACATATAGGGTATGAGTGAAAGCGTAGATGGAGAAGGATAAACAAAGAGGGTGAGAATACGAAAGGTAAGCGGAGAAGATAAGAGATAGATGTAAGGCCGGAAGACCATCCTCAGCCACTAGACGAGTATATGTACAATGaataaaataagtaaaataatagataataattaataacgaGAGTTAACCAGTACTGTCATCGGAACTTTCAAAATATTAACATCACTCTTGCACACCTTTAATGTATACTCTCTTCCATTCTCGCTTTCTCATATTGCCTCGTTAGTTTCAAAACCTTGTAAGTGAAGAGATACACTGGAACTTTATTCACGAGTGTGGTACTGCAATAAATTTATAGATGCACTTATAGCCTTTAACGTTAACGTATCTCAATTGTTTCTCGAATACATGAGACTGAACTTTTCAAATCCCGTACGTGATACCCTTTACGTACGGTCTATgaaatgatgatgatgatgaataACAACAGTTACACTCAACACTAGGATACGATAAAGAGGCAAGAGAAGAGATATAACTCAGTTGTCCGATTGATGATACAATTCATAGAATGTTAAGGAATGGTTTAGCGCAGAAGAGAATTCCCTGATacatagaaaaagaaagaaacgtttcattattcgataaaaaGATTCTCGAGATGAACGCGCAGAAGAAGAAGGGTATCGTCTAGAAATTGCAAAGGAATTAAACGATGCCTCGACGATAAGAACAGAAAACAAGATTAATCGAAGATAAACAATTTCTTGGCCAGTAAAATAAGTACGTAATGGAAAGATGAAGAAGAAATAATGATATCAAGCAGCGATAGAAATTACTAATCGTTCctctaaaagaaaaatagaaaatagaaaaataagtaTGCGATAGATAGAAGATGACACGTTTCGTTAA contains:
- the LOC126920901 gene encoding period circadian protein isoform X2, with product MEEVSTENAKVSDSGYSNTCSNSQSQRSSGSSISRNSNRSESSGYCGRRPSTFGSSNEALPQPISRRKDKEYKKKKSKTILAVNAEADIILKSAGTQPEAVSYNVTVPTKPILEKKSENMGRYVQEEQNITTRIFVGCIQEEVAIELVDATDPGEHNGDNVTDVEVGLASRTNPLDDSASQANEGFCAVISMHDGLVLYTTPSICTALGYPKDAWIGRSFIDYVHPKDKATLADQISSSIVSPQEDRPKGINGRRASLFCGLRKFTRSIIHQSIDQHKAARSNFYLPFHLTLSFRDFRDRATEQQHKAMFLVVTAQPVHSAYKAPEETIISSVFTTRHTATCYLSHVDPDVVQYFGYLPQDMVGRSLFDFYHPEDLPFIKDIYETVIKLEGASFRSKPYRFGVQNGGYVVLETEWSSFINPWTKKLEFVVGQHRVLKGPANPDIFRLPCATEYGQLANISEEVLKEAKIIQGEIRTLLDENIQRKSDITELDVSKRCKDLASFMENLLQETRTPGLGKDVLATDDRSFSGSRNPLLQEHDSVMLGEISPHREYYDSKSSTETPPSYNQLNYNENIERFFKSKPPVATMYGSDEENINSSNDEGEKTSPNSAVRKCMSPINGSGGSGSGSAENLSSGSNNQTSSASRGNTSNTTSTESFKPPTLTESLLNRHNEDMEKLMMQKHRELRSSIKASDKLKDSRIKTTEKMSTDPNMHFINQGHGVKRSGSHSWEGDSFKVSKHDEVSRTSTAGQFPTNVTTTVTSMSVDQSTVIQKGANINLWQPLSVTVPPASPAQPHNVPQNTNSQAIPRVPILPPMIPVYYIPVPQTNDPAVLSSLQEKLSPPHSMQPPQPNPYISYVTTAMAGVIYPPVIGAPSAGMMYRPFLIPEQASVTRENNQSTMNKCSDRKRPASQATSVKAEPGSSMAMSESSKKVLSPGELFSSCVSNDGGCSSLVDAPTPVNQKIHKQNDYSVDESSSSSFYSSFLYKSSDSSCNPDQKPAEYLPEESMMKQQYGKRRKEPPWLEGVQLTPELIYEYQIHPKTLNEVLQADMDALKNFNQPLLVNDQLGQLYLDLEVEGFETKLVLEDGITSSGSDSGSSSGSWTAGTMSQQKHRRRMVKYGKLVMIHEENAPLPPALPPQSVPCQQL
- the LOC126920901 gene encoding period circadian protein isoform X1, translating into MEEVSTENAKVSDSGYSNTCSNSQSQRSSGSSISRNSNRSESSGYCGRRPSTFGSSNEALPQPISRRKDKEYKKKKSKTILAVNAEADIILKSAGTQPEAVSYNVTVPTKPILEKKSENMGRYVQEEQNITTRIFVGCIQEEVAIELVDATDPGEHNGDNVTDVEVGLASRTNPLDDSASQANEGFCAVISMHDGLVLYTTPSICTALGYPKDAWIGRSFIDYVHPKDKATLADQISSSIVSPQEDRPKGINGRRASLFCGLRKFTRSIIHQSIDQHKAARSNFYLPFHLTLSFRDFRDRATEQQHKAMFLVVTAQPVHSAYKAPEETIISSVFTTRHTATCYLSHVDPDVVQYFGYLPQDMVGRSLFDFYHPEDLPFIKDIYETVIKLEGASFRSKPYRFGVQNGGYVVLETEWSSFINPWTKKLEFVVGQHRVLKGPANPDIFRLPCATEYGQLANISEEVLKEAKIIQGEIRTLLDENIQRKSDITELDVSKRCKDLASFMENLLQETRTPGLGKDVLATDDRSFSGSRNPLLQEHDSVMLGEISPHREYYDSKSSTETPPSYNQLNYNENIERFFKSKPPVATMYGSDEENINSSNDEGEKTSPNSAVRKCMSPINGSGGSGSGSAENLSSGSNNQTSSASRGNTSNTTSTESFKPPTLTESLLNRHNEDMEKLMMQKHRELRSSIKASDKLKDSRIKTTEKMSTDPNMHFINQGHGVKRSGSHSWEGDSFKVSKHDEVSRTSTAGQFPTNVTTTVTSMSVDQSTVIQKGANINLWQPLSVTVPPASPAQPHNVPQNTNSQAIPRVPILPPMIPVYYIPVPQTNDPAVLSSLQEKLSPPHSMQPPQPNPYMFVPVSYVTTAMAGVIYPPVIGAPSAGMMYRPFLIPEQASVTRENNQSTMNKCSDRKRPASQATSVKAEPGSSMAMSESSKKVLSPGELFSSCVSNDGGCSSLVDAPTPVNQKIHKQNDYSVDESSSSSFYSSFLYKSSDSSCNPDQKPAEYLPEESMMKQQYGKRRKEPPWLEGVQLTPELIYEYQIHPKTLNEVLQADMDALKNFNQPLLVNDQLGQLYLDLEVEGFETKLVLEDGITSSGSDSGSSSGSWTAGTMSQQKHRRRMVKYGKLVMIHEENAPLPPALPPQSVPCQQL
- the LOC126920901 gene encoding period circadian protein isoform X7, with protein sequence MSPSQRSQYLKKNQEGFCAVISMHDGLVLYTTPSICTALGYPKDAWIGRSFIDYVHPKDKATLADQISSSIVSPQEDRPKGINGRRASLFCGLRKFTRSIIHQSIDQHKAARSNFYLPFHLTLSFRDFRDRATEQQHKAMFLVVTAQPVHSAYKAPEETIISSVFTTRHTATCYLSHVDPDVVQYFGYLPQDMVGRSLFDFYHPEDLPFIKDIYETVIKLEGASFRSKPYRFGVQNGGYVVLETEWSSFINPWTKKLEFVVGQHRVLKGPANPDIFRLPCATEYGQLANISEEVLKEAKIIQGEIRTLLDENIQRKSDITELDVSKRCKDLASFMENLLQETRTPGLGKDVLATDDRSFSGSRNPLLQEHDSVMLGEISPHREYYDSKSSTETPPSYNQLNYNENIERFFKSKPPVATMYGSDEENINSSNDEGEKTSPNSAVRKCMSPINGSGGSGSGSAENLSSGSNNQTSSASRGNTSNTTSTESFKPPTLTESLLNRHNEDMEKLMMQKHRELRSSIKASDKLKDSRIKTTEKMSTDPNMHFINQGHGVKRSGSHSWEGDSFKVSKHDEVSRTSTAGQFPTNVTTTVTSMSVDQSTVIQKGANINLWQPLSVTVPPASPAQPHNVPQNTNSQAIPRVPILPPMIPVYYIPVPQTNDPAVLSSLQEKLSPPHSMQPPQPNPYMFVPVSYVTTAMAGVIYPPVIGAPSAGMMYRPFLIPEQASVTRENNQSTMNKCSDRKRPASQATSVKAEPGSSMAMSESSKKVLSPGELFSSCVSNDGGCSSLVDAPTPVNQKIHKQNDYSVDESSSSSFYSSFLYKSSDSSCNPDQKPAEYLPEESMMKQQYGKRRKEPPWLEGVQLTPELIYEYQIHPKTLNEVLQADMDALKNFNQPLLVNDQLGQLYLDLEVEGFETKLVLEDGITSSGSDSGSSSGSWTAGTMSQQKHRRRMVKYGKLVMIHEENAPLPPALPPQSVPCQQL
- the LOC126920901 gene encoding period circadian protein isoform X5, whose protein sequence is MEEVSTENAKVSDSGYSNTCSNSQSQRSSGSSISRNSNRSESSGYCGRRPSTFGSSNEALPQPISRRKDKEYKKKKSKTILAVNAEADIILKSAGTQPEAVSYNVTVPTKPILEKKSEVAIELVDATDPGEHNGDNVTDVEVGLASRTNPLDDSASQANEGFCAVISMHDGLVLYTTPSICTALGYPKDAWIGRSFIDYVHPKDKATLADQISSSIVSPQEDRPKGINGRRASLFCGLRKFTRSIIHQSIDQHKAARSNFYLPFHLTLSFRDFRDRATEQQHKAMFLVVTAQPVHSAYKAPEETIISSVFTTRHTATCYLSHVDPDVVQYFGYLPQDMVGRSLFDFYHPEDLPFIKDIYETVIKLEGASFRSKPYRFGVQNGGYVVLETEWSSFINPWTKKLEFVVGQHRVLKGPANPDIFRLPCATEYGQLANISEEVLKEAKIIQGEIRTLLDENIQRKSDITELDVSKRCKDLASFMENLLQETRTPGLGKDVLATDDRSFSGSRNPLLQEHDSVMLGEISPHREYYDSKSSTETPPSYNQLNYNENIERFFKSKPPVATMYGSDEENINSSNDEGEKTSPNSAVRKCMSPINGSGGSGSGSAENLSSGSNNQTSSASRGNTSNTTSTESFKPPTLTESLLNRHNEDMEKLMMQKHRELRSSIKASDKLKDSRIKTTEKMSTDPNMHFINQGHGVKRSGSHSWEGDSFKVSKHDEVSRTSTAGQFPTNVTTTVTSMSVDQSTVIQKGANINLWQPLSVTVPPASPAQPHNVPQNTNSQAIPRVPILPPMIPVYYIPVPQTNDPAVLSSLQEKLSPPHSMQPPQPNPYMFVPVSYVTTAMAGVIYPPVIGAPSAGMMYRPFLIPEQASVTRENNQSTMNKCSDRKRPASQATSVKAEPGSSMAMSESSKKVLSPGELFSSCVSNDGGCSSLVDAPTPVNQKIHKQNDYSVDESSSSSFYSSFLYKSSDSSCNPDQKPAEYLPEESMMKQQYGKRRKEPPWLEGVQLTPELIYEYQIHPKTLNEVLQADMDALKNFNQPLLVNDQLGQLYLDLEVEGFETKLVLEDGITSSGSDSGSSSGSWTAGTMSQQKHRRRMVKYGKLVMIHEENAPLPPALPPQSVPCQQL
- the LOC126920901 gene encoding period circadian protein isoform X3, with the protein product MEEVSTENAKVSDSGYSNTCSNSQSQRSSGSSISRNSNRSESSGYCGRRPSTFGSSNEALPQPISRRKDKEYKKKKSKTILAVNAEADIILKSAGTQPEAVSYNVTVPTKPILEKKSENMGRYVQEEQNITTRIFVGCIQEEVAIELVDATDPGEHNGDNVTDVEVGLASRTNPLDDSASQANEGFCAVISMHDGLVLYTTPSICTALGYPKDAWIGRSFIDYVHPKDKATLADQISSSIVSPQEDRPKGINGRRASLFCGLRKFTRSIIHQSIDQHKAARSNFYLPFHLTLSFRDFRDRATEQQHKAMFLVVTAQPVHSAYKAPEETIISSVFTTRHTATCYLSHVDPDVVQYFGYLPQDMVGRSLFDFYHPEDLPFIKDIYETVIKLEGASFRSKPYRFGVQNGGYVVLETEWSSFINPWTKKLEFVVGQHRVLKGPANPDIFRLPCATEYGQLANISEEVLKEAKIIQGEIRTLLDENIQRKSDITELDVSKRCKDLASFMENLLQETRTPGLGKDVLATDDRSFSEHDSVMLGEISPHREYYDSKSSTETPPSYNQLNYNENIERFFKSKPPVATMYGSDEENINSSNDEGEKTSPNSAVRKCMSPINGSGGSGSGSAENLSSGSNNQTSSASRGNTSNTTSTESFKPPTLTESLLNRHNEDMEKLMMQKHRELRSSIKASDKLKDSRIKTTEKMSTDPNMHFINQGHGVKRSGSHSWEGDSFKVSKHDEVSRTSTAGQFPTNVTTTVTSMSVDQSTVIQKGANINLWQPLSVTVPPASPAQPHNVPQNTNSQAIPRVPILPPMIPVYYIPVPQTNDPAVLSSLQEKLSPPHSMQPPQPNPYMFVPVSYVTTAMAGVIYPPVIGAPSAGMMYRPFLIPEQASVTRENNQSTMNKCSDRKRPASQATSVKAEPGSSMAMSESSKKVLSPGELFSSCVSNDGGCSSLVDAPTPVNQKIHKQNDYSVDESSSSSFYSSFLYKSSDSSCNPDQKPAEYLPEESMMKQQYGKRRKEPPWLEGVQLTPELIYEYQIHPKTLNEVLQADMDALKNFNQPLLVNDQLGQLYLDLEVEGFETKLVLEDGITSSGSDSGSSSGSWTAGTMSQQKHRRRMVKYGKLVMIHEENAPLPPALPPQSVPCQQL
- the LOC126920901 gene encoding period circadian protein isoform X6, whose protein sequence is MEEVSTENAKVSDSGYSNTCSNSQSQRSSGSSISRNSNRSESSGYCGRRPSTFGSSNEALPQPISRRKDKEYKKKKSKTILAVNAEADIILKSAGTQPEAVSYNVTVPTKPILEKKSEEVAIELVDATDPGEHNGDNVTDVEVGLASRTNPLDDSASQANEGFCAVISMHDGLVLYTTPSICTALGYPKDAWIGRSFIDYVHPKDKATLADQISSSIVSPQEDRPKGINGRRASLFCGLRKFTRSIIHQSIDQHKAARSNFYLPFHLTLSFRDFRDRATEQQHKAMFLVVTAQPVHSAYKAPEETIISSVFTTRHTATCYLSHVDPDVVQYFGYLPQDMVGRSLFDFYHPEDLPFIKDIYETVIKLEGASFRSKPYRFGVQNGGYVVLETEWSSFINPWTKKLEFVVGQHRVLKGPANPDIFRLPCATEYGQLANISEEVLKEAKIIQGEIRTLLDENIQRKSDITELDVSKRCKDLASFMENLLQETRTPGLGKDVLATDDRSFSEHDSVMLGEISPHREYYDSKSSTETPPSYNQLNYNENIERFFKSKPPVATMYGSDEENINSSNDEGEKTSPNSAVRKCMSPINGSGGSGSGSAENLSSGSNNQTSSASRGNTSNTTSTESFKPPTLTESLLNRHNEDMEKLMMQKHRELRSSIKASDKLKDSRIKTTEKMSTDPNMHFINQGHGVKRSGSHSWEGDSFKVSKHDEVSRTSTAGQFPTNVTTTVTSMSVDQSTVIQKGANINLWQPLSVTVPPASPAQPHNVPQNTNSQAIPRVPILPPMIPVYYIPVPQTNDPAVLSSLQEKLSPPHSMQPPQPNPYMFVPVSYVTTAMAGVIYPPVIGAPSAGMMYRPFLIPEQASVTRENNQSTMNKCSDRKRPASQATSVKAEPGSSMAMSESSKKVLSPGELFSSCVSNDGGCSSLVDAPTPVNQKIHKQNDYSVDESSSSSFYSSFLYKSSDSSCNPDQKPAEYLPEESMMKQQYGKRRKEPPWLEGVQLTPELIYEYQIHPKTLNEVLQADMDALKNFNQPLLVNDQLGQLYLDLEVEGFETKLVLEDGITSSGSDSGSSSGSWTAGTMSQQKHRRRMVKYGKLVMIHEENAPLPPALPPQSVPCQQL
- the LOC126920901 gene encoding period circadian protein isoform X4, which produces MEEVSTENAKVSDSGYSNTCSNSQSQRSSGSSISRNSNRSESSGYCGRRPSTFGSSNEALPQPISRRKDKEYKKKKSKTILAVNAEADIILKSAGTQPEAVSYNVTVPTKPILEKKSEEVAIELVDATDPGEHNGDNVTDVEVGLASRTNPLDDSASQANEGFCAVISMHDGLVLYTTPSICTALGYPKDAWIGRSFIDYVHPKDKATLADQISSSIVSPQEDRPKGINGRRASLFCGLRKFTRSIIHQSIDQHKAARSNFYLPFHLTLSFRDFRDRATEQQHKAMFLVVTAQPVHSAYKAPEETIISSVFTTRHTATCYLSHVDPDVVQYFGYLPQDMVGRSLFDFYHPEDLPFIKDIYETVIKLEGASFRSKPYRFGVQNGGYVVLETEWSSFINPWTKKLEFVVGQHRVLKGPANPDIFRLPCATEYGQLANISEEVLKEAKIIQGEIRTLLDENIQRKSDITELDVSKRCKDLASFMENLLQETRTPGLGKDVLATDDRSFSGSRNPLLQEHDSVMLGEISPHREYYDSKSSTETPPSYNQLNYNENIERFFKSKPPVATMYGSDEENINSSNDEGEKTSPNSAVRKCMSPINGSGGSGSGSAENLSSGSNNQTSSASRGNTSNTTSTESFKPPTLTESLLNRHNEDMEKLMMQKHRELRSSIKASDKLKDSRIKTTEKMSTDPNMHFINQGHGVKRSGSHSWEGDSFKVSKHDEVSRTSTAGQFPTNVTTTVTSMSVDQSTVIQKGANINLWQPLSVTVPPASPAQPHNVPQNTNSQAIPRVPILPPMIPVYYIPVPQTNDPAVLSSLQEKLSPPHSMQPPQPNPYMFVPVSYVTTAMAGVIYPPVIGAPSAGMMYRPFLIPEQASVTRENNQSTMNKCSDRKRPASQATSVKAEPGSSMAMSESSKKVLSPGELFSSCVSNDGGCSSLVDAPTPVNQKIHKQNDYSVDESSSSSFYSSFLYKSSDSSCNPDQKPAEYLPEESMMKQQYGKRRKEPPWLEGVQLTPELIYEYQIHPKTLNEVLQADMDALKNFNQPLLVNDQLGQLYLDLEVEGFETKLVLEDGITSSGSDSGSSSGSWTAGTMSQQKHRRRMVKYGKLVMIHEENAPLPPALPPQSVPCQQL